One Nitrospira sp. genomic region harbors:
- a CDS encoding SDR family oxidoreductase produces MKPLVWITGAGGLVGSYLLRTADRWAPHWDVRGLTRQDVDLTDEMAVRRLWQEHQPVAVIHCAAISRPAVCEQDPGLARKVNVDATAFLVSLAGDRPLLFFSSDQVFDGRQGWYVETDRINPINRYGETKAAAEEIVLGNPRHTVIRLALTAGTSATGDRSFVEDMRRSAGRDQRLTLFTDEFRSPVPAGAVARVIWELVAQKPSGLYHLGGAERLSRMEIGEALAVSYPELASRLQPGSVAAYHGPSRPPDLSMRCEKLQRLLSFPIPGFRSWLMSRTSPDTDVWDYPLT; encoded by the coding sequence TTGAAGCCGCTTGTATGGATTACCGGCGCGGGCGGATTGGTCGGGAGCTATCTTCTGCGGACTGCCGACCGGTGGGCGCCCCACTGGGATGTCCGCGGCCTGACGAGACAGGATGTGGATCTCACGGACGAGATGGCAGTTCGCCGCCTCTGGCAGGAGCATCAGCCGGTGGCGGTGATCCACTGTGCGGCGATCAGCCGCCCCGCTGTCTGCGAGCAAGATCCCGGGTTGGCCAGGAAAGTGAACGTCGATGCCACAGCGTTTCTCGTCTCGCTCGCGGGAGACCGGCCCCTGCTGTTCTTTTCGAGCGATCAAGTATTCGACGGCCGGCAAGGCTGGTATGTCGAAACGGACCGGATCAATCCGATCAACCGGTATGGCGAAACCAAAGCCGCCGCGGAGGAGATTGTCCTGGGCAATCCCCGGCACACCGTGATTCGTTTGGCGCTGACGGCCGGGACCTCGGCGACCGGCGATCGGAGTTTTGTGGAAGACATGCGGCGAAGCGCCGGACGCGATCAACGCCTCACGCTCTTTACCGACGAATTTCGCAGCCCGGTGCCGGCCGGGGCTGTCGCGCGGGTGATCTGGGAGCTGGTCGCGCAGAAGCCCTCCGGTCTCTATCATCTTGGAGGAGCGGAACGGCTGTCGCGAATGGAGATCGGCGAGGCGCTGGCGGTGAGCTATCCCGAGCTGGCGTCGCGCCTTCAGCCGGGATCGGTGGCCGCGTATCACGGGCCGTCGCGGCCACCGGATCTGTCGATGCGCTGTGAGAAGCTCCAGCGGCTTCTCTCGTTTCCGATTCCCGGATTCCGTTCATGGCTGATGAGTCGCACATCTCCGGATACGGATGTGTGGGACTATCCGCTGACGTAG
- a CDS encoding patatin-like phospholipase family protein, translating to MPSPSVPVVASPTHANQTLDQEAQRDGRFVGLAISGGGSRAAVFGGALLLELRRIGLLQQVDVLSAVSGGALPAASYALDGYRAVDFSNGFLERMGHDFQSEMRGRFLSPGNLLAYWFTDATKSDTVVHVLDDQLFHGATYADLNPARPKLLLNATDALTGEPFVISDESFAGLALPLPSFSVARAVYMSAAYPGVFNPVPLYGNTSSSDSATRPAVLAYDGGPVDNLGVKTLVNLLRNADQGAPIAARFPGGCLIISADATPRIAGEQDQPLSASTVLLKSQRREVLEGVGIVAAQQDHRMFSTFPVNGSQSACTFWHLALRQLPDTDPLGARVTRIKTSFGLESTDRDALIRAAHHLIEQGIQTLHDEGAGPAFLRDISNQTATNR from the coding sequence ATGCCAAGTCCCTCCGTACCGGTGGTTGCTTCACCCACCCACGCCAATCAGACACTCGACCAGGAAGCCCAGCGTGACGGGCGATTCGTCGGCTTGGCCATTTCCGGCGGGGGCAGCCGGGCCGCCGTGTTCGGCGGGGCGCTGCTCCTGGAGTTACGCCGGATCGGGTTGTTGCAACAGGTCGATGTGCTCTCCGCCGTCTCCGGCGGGGCGCTGCCCGCGGCCTCCTATGCGCTCGATGGCTATCGCGCGGTCGATTTTTCGAACGGCTTTTTGGAGCGGATGGGGCACGACTTTCAGAGCGAAATGCGCGGTCGCTTCTTGTCGCCGGGTAACCTGCTCGCATACTGGTTCACGGATGCGACAAAGTCGGACACCGTCGTGCATGTACTGGACGACCAGCTGTTTCACGGTGCGACCTATGCCGACTTGAATCCTGCTCGGCCGAAACTCCTCCTGAATGCCACCGATGCTCTCACGGGCGAGCCCTTCGTGATTTCCGACGAGAGCTTTGCCGGGCTTGCGTTACCATTACCGTCCTTCAGTGTGGCTCGGGCGGTATATATGTCGGCCGCGTATCCTGGCGTGTTCAATCCGGTCCCGTTGTATGGCAATACATCCTCGTCCGACTCGGCCACGCGTCCCGCCGTCTTAGCCTATGACGGCGGTCCCGTCGACAATCTGGGGGTGAAGACGCTGGTGAACCTTCTGCGGAACGCCGATCAGGGCGCGCCGATCGCCGCGAGATTTCCCGGGGGCTGTCTGATCATTTCCGCGGATGCCACACCGCGCATCGCCGGCGAGCAGGATCAACCCTTGTCCGCGTCCACCGTTTTGCTGAAAAGTCAGCGCCGTGAAGTGTTGGAGGGTGTCGGGATCGTTGCGGCTCAACAGGACCACCGGATGTTCAGCACGTTTCCTGTGAATGGAAGCCAGAGCGCCTGCACGTTCTGGCATCTCGCGCTGCGGCAGTTGCCGGACACCGATCCGCTGGGCGCCCGGGTGACCAGAATTAAGACGAGTTTCGGATTGGAGTCGACGGATCGAGACGCCCTCATCCGTGCCGCCCATCACCTGATCGAGCAAGGGATCCAGACCCTCCATGACGAGGGTGCTGGTCCGGCATTCTTGCGCGATATCAGCAATCAAACCGCGACGAATCGGTAG
- a CDS encoding lipid-binding SYLF domain-containing protein — protein MNGRVSPSVANSHRLVALLLLVLLPLIAPIAKAADDREPRNLVDQSRITLENFVADSNMTWFRDHVKDAKGVFIVPQFLKAAFFLGGAGGSGVFLAKDGKTGDWSEPAFFTMGAGSFGFQFGAQASEVVLLVLTQRGVDSLLSGTFKLGADGSVAVGPVGAGVAGATTPNLSADLLSFVRAKGLFAGVSLEGAVLTARDEWSKNYYDRPVSPTDIVIRHEVKNLHSEPLRGALRKASEGPR, from the coding sequence ATGAATGGTCGCGTTTCTCCCTCTGTGGCAAACAGTCATCGACTTGTGGCCTTGCTGCTGCTCGTACTGTTGCCGCTCATCGCTCCAATCGCGAAGGCGGCGGATGACCGCGAGCCGCGGAACCTTGTGGATCAATCTCGAATAACCCTCGAAAATTTTGTCGCAGACTCCAACATGACCTGGTTTCGCGATCACGTCAAAGATGCGAAAGGGGTATTTATCGTGCCGCAGTTTCTGAAAGCCGCGTTCTTTCTCGGAGGAGCCGGAGGCAGCGGGGTCTTTCTGGCCAAAGACGGGAAAACCGGCGATTGGAGCGAACCCGCCTTCTTTACCATGGGAGCAGGCAGTTTCGGCTTTCAGTTCGGGGCGCAGGCGTCCGAAGTCGTGCTGCTGGTTCTGACCCAGCGAGGCGTCGATTCGCTCTTGAGCGGGACCTTCAAGCTCGGGGCGGACGGCTCGGTCGCGGTGGGGCCAGTAGGGGCCGGCGTAGCCGGCGCAACGACCCCCAATTTGAGCGCGGATCTCTTGTCCTTCGTACGGGCAAAAGGACTCTTCGCCGGGGTTTCATTAGAAGGCGCAGTCCTGACAGCCCGAGACGAATGGAGTAAGAACTATTACGACCGCCCTGTCAGCCCGACCGACATCGTCATCCGACATGAGGTCAAGAATCTCCACTCCGAGCCGCTGCGCGGAGCACTGCGCAAAGCCTCGGAAGGACCTCGTTAA
- a CDS encoding NAD(P)H-binding protein, with protein sequence MPSRHVVVIGSTGYLGSRLIPKLIERGHPVTAIVRPGSRARTLTGCRIVQADPLDAACLQPHLHAGDTVVQLVGVPKPAPWKGPQFRAVDLVAGRASIDAAQVAPVDHFVYVSVAQPAPIMKDYIAVRRECEDRLRASRLRATILRPWYILGPGHWWPLALHPVYRLMEMIPSTCEAARRLGLVSMDDMLAALLWAIEYPPESIRVIEVSEIRRLGGIS encoded by the coding sequence ATGCCGTCACGTCATGTGGTCGTGATCGGGAGCACGGGTTATCTGGGGTCCCGGCTCATCCCGAAATTGATCGAACGCGGTCATCCCGTCACGGCCATTGTGCGACCCGGGTCGCGCGCACGTACGCTAACGGGTTGTCGGATCGTCCAAGCCGATCCACTCGATGCGGCTTGTCTTCAGCCCCATCTCCATGCCGGCGATACGGTCGTGCAACTTGTGGGTGTGCCAAAGCCGGCTCCGTGGAAAGGTCCGCAATTCAGGGCCGTCGATCTGGTGGCCGGCCGGGCCTCGATCGATGCCGCGCAGGTGGCTCCTGTCGATCACTTCGTCTATGTCAGCGTCGCGCAGCCGGCGCCGATCATGAAAGACTACATTGCGGTCCGGCGCGAGTGCGAAGACCGGCTGCGGGCCAGCCGCCTGCGCGCGACAATCCTCAGGCCCTGGTATATCCTGGGCCCCGGCCACTGGTGGCCCCTGGCGCTGCACCCGGTGTATCGACTGATGGAGATGATCCCCTCAACATGCGAGGCCGCACGGCGGTTGGGTCTGGTCAGCATGGATGATATGCTCGCGGCGCTTCTTTGGGCGATCGAATATCCGCCTGAATCGATTCGGGTGATCGAGGTGTCCGAGATCCGTCGACTAGGAGGCATTTCTTGA
- a CDS encoding DUF1295 domain-containing protein, producing the protein MSHDPLTLLLWAWIAMAGWMALWWLVERVRRNASLADVGWCFGLVAVVAGYGWLATGESERKLLLVVMASGYGLRLGWYILSNRVIGKTEDQRYQRLRRDWRLSEPLRMFGYFQLQAAAVVLFSLPFLAVMQNPRPPFGLWELAGVIVWLIGITGESLADLQLARFRSKPWNHDRVCRDGLWFFSRHPNYFFEWVHWWAYVVMAIGSPGWLLAWIGPLVMGVALVRITGIPWAEEQAIRTRGNDYRRYQETTNAFIPWWPKTGQSSSAPFKN; encoded by the coding sequence ATGTCTCATGATCCACTTACGTTGCTCCTTTGGGCCTGGATCGCGATGGCGGGCTGGATGGCTCTGTGGTGGCTGGTCGAGCGCGTCCGGCGTAATGCCTCGCTTGCGGATGTCGGGTGGTGCTTCGGTCTGGTCGCGGTCGTGGCGGGGTACGGATGGTTGGCGACCGGTGAGAGTGAGCGGAAGCTTCTGCTGGTCGTCATGGCATCGGGTTATGGTTTGCGTCTGGGTTGGTACATCCTCTCTAATCGGGTGATCGGAAAAACCGAAGATCAGCGCTATCAACGGTTGCGCCGTGACTGGCGTTTGTCAGAGCCGCTCAGAATGTTCGGATACTTTCAGCTGCAAGCGGCCGCCGTCGTGCTGTTCTCCCTTCCCTTTCTGGCCGTGATGCAGAACCCTCGACCGCCGTTCGGCTTGTGGGAGTTGGCCGGCGTGATCGTGTGGCTGATCGGGATTACCGGGGAGTCCCTTGCGGATCTGCAGCTCGCCCGGTTTCGCTCAAAACCGTGGAATCACGATCGTGTTTGCCGCGACGGACTCTGGTTCTTCTCACGCCATCCGAACTACTTTTTCGAATGGGTGCACTGGTGGGCCTATGTGGTGATGGCGATCGGCAGCCCCGGTTGGCTTCTGGCCTGGATCGGTCCGCTGGTGATGGGAGTGGCGCTGGTCAGGATCACCGGTATTCCCTGGGCGGAGGAACAGGCCATTCGAACGCGCGGCAATGATTATCGTCGCTATCAGGAAACCACGAACGCCTTCATTCCCTGGTGGCCGAAGACGGGTCAGTCTTCCTCTGCGCCATTCAAAAACTGA
- the ettA gene encoding energy-dependent translational throttle protein EttA, whose protein sequence is MATTNDKQVIFSLVNVGKVFPPKKQVLREIYLGFYYGAKIGVLGLNGSGKSSLLKIIAGVDPNYTGEITRSKGYSIGLLEQEPQLDPNKTVKEVVEEGKAELVALLKEYEDVSNKMGEASPDQLEKLIDKQAQIQEKIEAANGWELENELDVAMDALRCPPADAKVGVLSGGEKRRVALCRLMIQEPDILLLDEPTNHLDAESVQWLEQHLQQYKGTVIAVTHDRYFLDNVAGWILELDRGHGIPFQGNYTSWLEQKKDRLEKEEKAESKRQKTLEHELEWIRMSPKARQSKGKARLNRYEELVNQKQDQVADDLEIYIPPGPRLGDVVIEANGIGKAFGDKVLYENVNFSLPKGGIVGVIGPNGAGKTTMFKMILGKEKPDSGTIKIGDTVKLGYVDQDRSLDGNKTVYEIISDGQDTIKLGKVEVNARGYCGRFNFAGTDQQKKVKELSGGERNRVHLARMLKEGANLIILDEPTNDLDVNTLRALEEGLESFAGCAVVSSHDRWFLDRLATHILAFEGDSKVVWFEGNYSDYEADRKRRLGKEADQPHRIRYRKLTRN, encoded by the coding sequence ATGGCCACGACCAACGACAAACAAGTCATTTTCTCTCTCGTCAATGTCGGCAAGGTGTTCCCGCCGAAGAAGCAGGTGTTGCGCGAGATTTATCTCGGTTTCTACTACGGCGCGAAGATCGGTGTGCTTGGTTTGAACGGGTCGGGCAAAAGCTCCCTGCTCAAGATCATTGCCGGCGTGGATCCCAATTACACCGGGGAGATCACCCGCTCGAAAGGCTACAGCATCGGCTTGCTCGAACAGGAGCCGCAGCTTGACCCAAACAAGACGGTCAAGGAAGTCGTCGAAGAGGGGAAGGCCGAGCTGGTGGCGTTGCTCAAGGAATATGAAGACGTCAGCAATAAGATGGGTGAGGCCTCTCCCGATCAACTGGAAAAGCTGATCGACAAGCAGGCGCAGATCCAGGAAAAGATCGAGGCAGCCAACGGTTGGGAATTGGAAAACGAACTTGACGTCGCCATGGACGCGCTCCGCTGTCCGCCGGCGGATGCGAAGGTCGGGGTGCTCTCAGGCGGTGAGAAGCGCCGCGTGGCGCTCTGTCGTCTCATGATTCAGGAGCCGGATATTCTGTTACTCGACGAGCCGACGAACCACCTCGATGCCGAATCCGTGCAATGGCTGGAGCAGCATCTGCAGCAATACAAGGGCACGGTCATCGCCGTGACGCACGATCGCTACTTCCTCGACAACGTGGCCGGCTGGATTCTGGAGCTTGATCGCGGACACGGGATTCCCTTCCAGGGCAATTACACCTCCTGGCTGGAGCAGAAGAAGGACCGGTTGGAGAAGGAAGAGAAGGCCGAATCGAAGCGGCAGAAAACCCTTGAACACGAGTTGGAATGGATTCGTATGTCGCCCAAGGCGCGGCAGTCGAAGGGGAAGGCGCGTTTGAACCGGTATGAGGAACTCGTCAATCAGAAGCAGGACCAGGTCGCGGACGATCTCGAAATCTACATTCCGCCGGGACCGCGCTTGGGCGATGTGGTCATCGAAGCCAATGGGATCGGCAAGGCGTTCGGCGACAAGGTGCTCTATGAAAATGTGAATTTCAGTTTGCCCAAGGGCGGCATTGTCGGCGTGATCGGCCCGAACGGCGCCGGCAAGACGACCATGTTCAAGATGATTCTCGGCAAAGAGAAACCGGATTCCGGGACGATCAAGATCGGCGACACGGTGAAGCTCGGCTACGTGGATCAAGATCGCAGCCTCGACGGCAACAAGACCGTGTACGAAATCATTTCCGACGGCCAGGACACGATTAAGCTCGGAAAAGTCGAAGTGAATGCCCGGGGCTATTGCGGACGATTCAACTTTGCCGGGACCGATCAGCAGAAGAAGGTGAAGGAACTCTCCGGCGGCGAGCGCAATCGCGTGCATCTGGCCCGCATGCTGAAAGAAGGGGCCAATCTCATTATCCTCGACGAGCCGACGAACGATCTCGATGTGAATACCTTGCGTGCGTTGGAAGAAGGGTTGGAGAGTTTCGCCGGCTGCGCGGTCGTTAGCAGTCACGATCGATGGTTTCTCGACCGTTTGGCGACACATATTCTGGCCTTCGAGGGCGACAGCAAAGTGGTGTGGTTCGAGGGGAACTACAGCGACTACGAAGCGGACCGCAAGCGGCGTCTGGGCAAAGAAGCCGACCAACCGCACCGGATCCGGTATCGCAAGCTGACCAGGAATTAA
- a CDS encoding TldD/PmbA family protein produces the protein MTVTGAKPWPKMTTREEFQFIAELVLKCSTADHTLVTLHDQDGGTTRFANNQVIQNVNTRRGGVTVTVAFGARQGTATTTDFTAGSLRETVKRAEAIARVSPEDPEYLPPVGPQACVACPTARSETLKAGPSLRLEYANEAIGQCRMENMSAAGIVSSSRASVGVAADTGLLAFEERTEARFSITVQAGDATGWASAAHRSIDRLKVQERTLSAIHKATVGAEPQELPPGRYRVILEPAAVAGLWSWIIWMLDAKSYLKGTSPFAGKLQKRILDKRLSLENCPGHADLLGGGFTAEGLPSMASAWIRQGLLQQLFYDRFTAQAQQIAPIPTIEAPRLSMEGASASSLAQLIKSTDRAILVTNFWYLRTVNPTDLTLTGMTRDGTFLVEKGEIVSAVKNFRFHESPLRAFQHVESWTTPMEAVTSETGKMLVPAVVLPEFHFSSVTRF, from the coding sequence ATGACTGTCACCGGCGCCAAGCCTTGGCCGAAGATGACCACCCGCGAGGAGTTTCAGTTTATCGCCGAACTGGTGCTTAAATGTTCGACGGCGGACCACACTCTGGTGACATTGCATGATCAGGATGGCGGCACGACGCGATTCGCGAACAACCAGGTGATCCAAAACGTCAACACGCGCCGGGGAGGCGTGACGGTGACGGTAGCATTCGGTGCCAGGCAGGGCACGGCGACGACGACGGATTTCACGGCCGGTTCGCTGCGCGAGACCGTTAAACGGGCTGAAGCCATCGCGCGCGTGTCTCCCGAAGATCCGGAGTATCTGCCGCCGGTCGGACCGCAGGCATGTGTGGCCTGTCCCACGGCGCGCAGCGAGACGCTCAAAGCCGGACCATCCTTGCGGCTGGAATATGCGAACGAAGCGATCGGTCAATGCCGTATGGAGAATATGTCGGCTGCGGGCATTGTCTCTTCATCCCGCGCGTCGGTCGGGGTGGCGGCGGACACCGGACTCCTTGCGTTTGAAGAGCGTACGGAAGCGCGATTCAGTATTACCGTGCAAGCCGGTGACGCGACCGGGTGGGCCTCGGCTGCGCACCGATCCATCGATCGGCTGAAAGTGCAGGAACGCACGCTGTCCGCGATTCACAAAGCCACCGTGGGGGCCGAGCCGCAGGAGCTGCCTCCCGGCCGCTATCGAGTCATCCTCGAGCCGGCGGCGGTGGCCGGCCTGTGGTCGTGGATCATCTGGATGCTGGACGCGAAGTCGTACCTGAAAGGCACGAGTCCTTTTGCCGGAAAACTGCAGAAGCGGATTCTGGATAAACGCCTCTCGTTGGAGAATTGTCCGGGGCACGCCGATCTGCTCGGTGGCGGCTTTACTGCCGAAGGGCTACCGTCCATGGCGTCGGCATGGATTCGTCAAGGCCTCCTGCAGCAACTGTTCTACGACCGGTTTACGGCCCAGGCACAACAGATCGCACCGATCCCGACTATCGAGGCGCCGCGCCTTTCGATGGAGGGGGCGTCGGCAAGTTCTTTGGCGCAACTCATCAAATCAACCGACCGGGCGATCCTTGTCACCAACTTCTGGTATCTCCGCACGGTCAATCCGACCGATCTGACATTAACCGGCATGACCCGGGACGGAACGTTCCTCGTAGAGAAGGGGGAGATCGTGTCTGCCGTGAAGAACTTCCGGTTTCATGAGAGTCCTCTGCGGGCGTTCCAACACGTTGAGTCTTGGACGACACCGATGGAAGCGGTGACCTCTGAAACGGGAAAGATGCTCGTGCCCGCCGTGGTCCTGCCGGAGTTTCATTTCTCCAGCGTCACGAGATTCTAG
- a CDS encoding PilZ domain-containing protein, with the protein MVKTYSVRSADRVPTQCTFLYFWNGTLEQGKVWDLSETGWRASTKQPLPPGSETTVYLALPDRDVYKYMIVNMATVCWSDGKTAGWKVSHIDEAAKSRLDQFLNGAEED; encoded by the coding sequence ATGGTCAAGACGTACAGTGTGCGCAGCGCAGACCGCGTCCCCACTCAATGCACATTCTTATATTTCTGGAACGGCACGCTCGAACAGGGGAAGGTCTGGGATCTCTCGGAAACCGGCTGGCGCGCCAGCACCAAACAACCTCTTCCTCCCGGATCGGAAACGACGGTCTACCTGGCGCTGCCGGATCGCGATGTCTACAAATACATGATTGTGAATATGGCGACCGTCTGCTGGTCGGACGGGAAAACGGCCGGATGGAAAGTGTCCCACATCGATGAAGCGGCAAAGAGCCGGCTCGATCAGTTTTTGAATGGCGCAGAGGAAGACTGA
- a CDS encoding TldD/PmbA family protein: MSAPTWDDFAELALKRITSSGAEYGDIRIVHSSMQSIRGEDRRIASIRDSDDVGFGVRILYHGGWGFAASSILSLEEVPRVTDLAIEIARGSASVAIEKVILAKEPVHRERVVTPVRIDPFTVPLRQKTELLLATMESLQAQSEVVRSSAELWARRDCKLFASTEGTRLEFDLLASSGDCTATALHDGRFASRSFNTPQLRRGYELIEEAGFLGHAPRVAREAVEKVRAPAVEAGLYDLVLDPEHLSLTMHESCGHPSELDRALGYEANYAGTSFLTTDKLGTFRYGSPQVNLVADNTEPETLAATGYDDDGVACQKWDIVREGRFVGYCTNREVAPKIGDARSRGSNRADSWGTVPIVRIANIGLEPGEATVDTLIADVKRGIYIEGHGSYSIDQRRYNFQFGGDAFWLIENGRRTHMLRDVIYHGITPEFWNSCDGVADRSHRQRYGFITCGKGQPGQSGWMTHAASHARFRNIRVIRGEGRS; this comes from the coding sequence ATGAGCGCTCCCACGTGGGATGATTTCGCTGAGCTCGCGCTGAAGCGCATCACGTCATCAGGCGCCGAATACGGCGACATCCGCATCGTGCACAGCTCTATGCAAAGTATCAGGGGTGAGGATCGCCGGATCGCGTCGATTCGGGATTCCGATGACGTCGGGTTCGGCGTGCGCATCCTCTATCATGGAGGCTGGGGGTTCGCGGCCAGTTCGATTCTCTCCCTCGAAGAAGTGCCGCGAGTCACTGACCTGGCGATAGAAATCGCCCGAGGGTCCGCGTCGGTCGCGATCGAAAAGGTTATCCTGGCCAAAGAGCCGGTCCATCGCGAGCGGGTTGTCACCCCGGTTCGAATCGATCCCTTCACGGTTCCGCTTCGGCAAAAGACGGAGTTGCTTCTCGCGACCATGGAGTCGCTTCAAGCGCAGTCCGAAGTCGTCCGGAGCAGTGCCGAGCTCTGGGCGAGGCGGGACTGCAAGCTCTTTGCGTCGACTGAAGGGACGCGACTGGAATTCGATCTCCTCGCGTCGAGCGGAGACTGTACGGCGACGGCCCTCCACGACGGGAGATTCGCGAGTCGATCCTTCAATACGCCGCAACTGCGGCGCGGCTATGAATTGATCGAAGAGGCCGGCTTCCTTGGGCACGCGCCGCGCGTGGCGCGCGAAGCGGTCGAGAAGGTGCGAGCGCCGGCCGTGGAGGCAGGCCTGTACGACCTGGTGCTCGACCCCGAACACCTCTCATTGACCATGCATGAATCCTGCGGCCATCCGAGCGAGCTGGATCGGGCGCTCGGGTATGAAGCGAACTATGCCGGGACCAGTTTTCTGACGACCGATAAATTGGGTACGTTCCGGTATGGGTCGCCGCAGGTCAATCTGGTGGCGGATAACACGGAGCCGGAGACCTTGGCGGCCACCGGGTACGATGACGACGGAGTGGCCTGCCAGAAATGGGACATTGTGCGCGAGGGACGCTTCGTCGGTTACTGCACGAATCGGGAAGTCGCGCCGAAGATCGGCGACGCCCGCTCGCGCGGGTCGAATCGTGCCGACAGTTGGGGGACTGTCCCGATCGTGCGCATCGCCAATATCGGGCTGGAGCCAGGCGAGGCGACTGTCGATACGCTCATTGCGGATGTGAAGCGCGGGATCTATATCGAAGGCCACGGCTCCTACAGCATCGATCAGCGGCGCTATAATTTTCAGTTCGGCGGGGATGCCTTCTGGCTGATCGAGAATGGCAGGCGGACCCACATGCTGCGCGACGTGATCTACCACGGTATCACGCCGGAATTTTGGAATAGTTGTGACGGGGTGGCCGACCGGTCGCATCGCCAACGCTACGGTTTTATCACCTGCGGCAAGGGCCAGCCCGGCCAGTCCGGCTGGATGACCCACGCCGCTTCGCATGCCCGTTTCCGCAACATCCGGGTGATTCGTGGCGAGGGACGATCATGA
- the traT gene encoding complement resistance protein TraT, giving the protein MSCSSDRLTLSVSRLTTILFLLLLSTGCSNIIRSGLMNSNTIFLDPNTNRTVYTQLRNASENQQVTLNELNAKLTAKGYQLVKDPEQANYWIQAKVIYCHKAADGVTPESVAKAGAGAGISSGGTTMASAGDMSGGGMGAGMMGMGGMGGMPDINAMMRQAMAGGGGFPGMQMQQAPKEDGITYLCVTDVQITDRKLGKTIGAPVGGQHASSPKVQQMRMVGHVRQKDLDIPEATPIIQDKVNTGIAGLF; this is encoded by the coding sequence ATGAGCTGTTCGTCTGATCGCCTCACGCTTTCCGTTTCACGCCTGACGACGATCCTGTTCCTTCTCCTGCTATCGACCGGCTGTTCCAACATCATCCGTTCCGGCCTCATGAACAGCAACACCATCTTCCTGGATCCGAATACCAACCGGACGGTCTATACGCAGCTCCGTAACGCGTCAGAAAATCAGCAGGTGACGTTGAATGAGCTGAATGCCAAGTTGACGGCGAAGGGGTATCAGCTGGTCAAGGATCCGGAGCAGGCGAACTATTGGATCCAGGCCAAAGTCATTTACTGCCACAAAGCAGCAGACGGGGTCACACCGGAAAGCGTGGCGAAAGCCGGGGCCGGCGCCGGCATCAGCAGCGGCGGTACGACGATGGCCTCTGCCGGTGATATGTCTGGAGGTGGAATGGGTGCGGGCATGATGGGTATGGGTGGAATGGGCGGCATGCCGGACATCAACGCCATGATGAGGCAGGCCATGGCCGGGGGGGGCGGCTTTCCCGGTATGCAGATGCAACAGGCTCCGAAAGAGGATGGCATCACGTATTTGTGCGTGACGGATGTCCAAATTACTGATCGCAAGCTCGGGAAGACGATCGGTGCTCCGGTCGGAGGCCAGCATGCGAGCAGCCCCAAAGTGCAGCAGATGCGTATGGTGGGTCACGTCCGACAAAAGGACCTCGACATTCCTGAGGCCACGCCGATTATTCAGGACAAGGTCAACACCGGTATTGCCGGACTGTTCTAG
- the traT gene encoding complement resistance protein TraT, with amino-acid sequence MRYVLLLILIALPVNAYAGNIKDTDLIASNTFFLPPSTHKTVFVQARNSSDNQGVSFHDLVSRLTAKGYEVVQDYSAAHYIVLANIVYCNITKPEMPVEAMVAGGYGSGFGSKMMSGLQGLSGMASMAGPQGAMAGAAASMGLNAIEGIGSAVGSLFSSSSSPKMPDDVNYACIADIQITEQGQGDSAPAPAKSGAGQQPGVYQTRLAADVHQKKFDEAEATPLLQQKLSAAVAGNF; translated from the coding sequence ATGCGATACGTCCTGCTGCTCATCCTGATCGCGCTTCCCGTCAACGCCTACGCCGGTAACATCAAAGATACCGATCTCATCGCCAGTAACACGTTCTTTCTGCCTCCCAGCACGCACAAAACCGTCTTCGTTCAGGCCCGCAATTCATCCGACAATCAGGGTGTCTCATTTCACGATCTGGTATCGCGGTTGACCGCGAAAGGGTATGAGGTCGTGCAGGATTACAGCGCCGCACACTACATCGTGCTGGCGAATATCGTGTATTGCAACATTACGAAACCAGAGATGCCGGTGGAAGCCATGGTCGCGGGCGGTTACGGGTCTGGATTCGGCTCCAAGATGATGTCCGGCCTGCAAGGCCTGTCCGGCATGGCCAGCATGGCGGGACCGCAGGGCGCCATGGCCGGGGCTGCGGCGTCAATGGGGCTGAATGCCATCGAGGGCATCGGCAGTGCGGTCGGGAGTTTGTTCAGTTCCTCCTCCTCTCCGAAGATGCCGGACGATGTGAATTACGCCTGCATCGCGGATATTCAGATTACCGAGCAGGGCCAGGGCGATTCAGCTCCGGCCCCGGCAAAATCCGGAGCGGGGCAGCAGCCAGGTGTGTATCAAACCCGGCTCGCGGCCGATGTGCACCAAAAGAAGTTCGATGAGGCGGAAGCGACGCCTCTGTTGCAACAGAAGCTGAGCGCCGCCGTGGCGGGGAATTTCTAA